The following nucleotide sequence is from Saccharothrix texasensis.
GGAAGCAGGGCTGTCGGAGAGGGCGGGCCCAGCGCCAACAGCCAGAATTCGATGCCAGGTGCCCTCGCGGCCTTCGATGGCCGTGTGGTCAGGTGAGAGTCGCCATCCGATGGGCCATGACGTGGGGTGAAAGTATTCGGCCGGAGAGGAATGGCGGAACTTCGCTTGATGGAACGAGATGTCCCTGGTGAACGTCGCTTCACTATACGAGACGAACCCGTTGAATGTCGCTTCGCTGAACAAGGAGGCCTCGTTGAACGTCGCTTCACGGAATAAGGCGTCCCCGGTGAACGTCGCTAGGTCGAACAAGGCGACCTTGGTGAACGTCGCCTCGTTGAACAAGGCGTCCCCGTTGAACGTCGCTTCACGAAACCAGGCGTCGCTCGTGAACTTCGCTTCCCGGAACGAGGCGTTCCCGGTGAACATTGCTTCGCTGAACAAGGCGTCTCCGGCGAATTTTGCTCCGCTGAACAAGGCGTCCCCGGCAAACGTCGCTTTGTTGAACCAAATCTCCCCGGTGAACGTCGTTTCATGGAGCCAGGCCTCCCCGGCGAATTTTGCTCCGCTGAACAAGGCGTCTCCGGCAAACGTTGCTTTGAGGAGCCAAATATTTCCGGTGAACGTTGCTTCGCGGAACGCGGCGACCCCGGTGAACGTTGCTTCGCGGAACGCGGCGTCCCCGGCAAATGTGGTCCCGCGGAAAGTCGCGTTGCGCAGTAGGCAGTTGCTCATATCCCAGTCGATGAGGACTGCGGCTGTGAGGTCGAAGTCGGTGTCTACCCAGAAGGTTGTCGCAGGGCGGTCGGCGTCGCTGCCGGGATTCACGTGCGTGGTGAGAATGCGTTGGGCGGTTAGCCGGACCTCGCACTCCTGGACTCGTCCGCGGTGCTCATCGCGGGCGGCCTGATCGGCGTTTGCGTCAGGCGGGTCGTCGGGGAGGTCGAAGGGAGCGCGGAGGTAAGCGCAGAGCACGTTGACCACGGTCTGGCGCAGGGCTGGGTTGTCGGGGTGATCCTGTGCGAGGCGTTCCAGGGCGTACAGGCCGCCGTGACGTACCGGTGCCTTGTCCGACCCGAGCTGTTCCACCGACTTCGCGTACAGGTCGGTGATCCGGCGGGCTTCGGCGTCGCGTTCGGTCGTGGCCGCGACGCGTTCGGCGTGCAGACGAGTGTGCTCGGCGGTCTCGCGTTGCAGTTCGTAGGCGCGTGCAACGTCGGCCTGGTCTCGTTCCTTCTGCACCAGCCCGATCTCGGTGGCGTGCTGGCGTCGCCATGCCAGGTACAGCGCAAAGATGCCACCGCCGCCTACTCCAATGCTCAGCCCGGTGCGCAGTGCGTTGAACCGCGCGTTCACCAACTCCGCACCGGACAGTCCTGCGGTTCCTGCCCACCACAGCGCCACGACCAGGCCGATCGTCGCTGTGGCAACCAGAGCCGCCACGGTCGCGATCACCCTGCGCGGCATCGGCTCCAGCGGCGTGCGTGACGTGGATGGCGTGGGCAGCGGCACGGGCGCACGGGTAGCGGACTGCTCGCCGGGCGCAGGGCGGGGTAACGGCACAGGAGTGGGGTGGTCCTCGGGCATGTTCGGATCATCGTTGGTCGACGTGTCTGTGTTCCGGAGGCACGCCAGTCGGGCCGGACAGCTTGCTGTGGGCAGGGTGGCAGCGGGTGTCTGTGCCGAGGATGTGCCGAAGTGGCTGCGCCAAGGACTGTCAGCGCTGGTCAGGTGTGGCGTGGGCGGGACTCTGTAAATCCGTCGCGAAAGCTACAGAGGTTCGAATCCTCTACCCGCCACGTAAACGCAGACCCCTGTTCGCGAAAGCGCGAGCAGGGGTTTTGCGTTGTGCCCTCTGAGGGGGCGACCACGAGGCCCGCCGGCGGGCGCTACCCCGGACCCGACCTCGGCGGCAGCGCCCAGCGCAAGTAGGTCGTCAAGCGTGAGGCCGGTCCGTTGACGTAGGCGAGGCCGGCGCGCAAGCGCTTCCTCTCGCTTGCGTGCCGGCCTCGTGTGCAGCATAACCCATATCGAACGCCTGTTCGAGGGTTACGCGATGGCGGCTCGGCCCTCTTCGGTCAGTTCGGCGTCCGTGCGCTCGTCCAGGCCCACCGCGCGCCGTGCCCGCAGCAGTCCCGCGTGGACCAGGTCGTGGGTGACCATCTGGTCGCAGCACGGCAACCCGTCGACGTACAGGTCCGGCTCGCGTCCCCCCGACAGCTCGGCCCGACCTGCGGCAACGGCGCGGAGCATGGATTTCGCCCGGCCGGACAGCTCCCTCGCAACGTTCATGGCGGCCCCCTCGCCCGTCCTTCCCGTTCCTGCTTCCTCGCCCTGTAAGAGGTCTGGACCTGCGCTTCGAGTACCCCGCCCGGACAAGTTCACTCGGGTGGACCAGGACATCACCACTGTCCCCCACTGCGCCTTTCGGACGACGACGCCACGCCGACCGGTTGCGCCGATCAGCCCAACCGAACTACCCGTGACCGGCCGGCGCTCCGATCGACCCGTTGTCGCCCGCAGGGGCGGATGGGGCCAGTGGGGCGCTGAGACTGGCGTCCATGAGCGAAATCCTCGTCGCCCTCGCCGCCCTCACGACCGGTGTCGCGCTCGGCCTGGTCGTCCGGTCCGCCGGACGGCGCCGGGCACCCCTGGTCGCCGACGCGCGCGAACTGCTCCACGCCGCCGACGACCTGGAGTACGGGCTGAACACCGTGCTCGAGTTCGGCCCGCTGTCGCTGTCCGAGCTCGCGTCCGTCGACCTGCCCGCGAAGCTCGACCGCGTCGCCTCGACCGGCGAGGTGCCCAGAGCGGCCCTGGCCACGCTGAAGGCCCACACCGACAAGATCGCCCTGCACCCCTACCCCGAGCAGCGCGACCTGCTCACCGCGGTCCGGGAGGACGAGGCCGCGGTCTGGCTGGCGCTGCGCGACGCGATCGGCAGCGGCGCGGCGCAGCACGTCGCCGCCACGCAGGCCCGCCTGGTGCTGGACGAGATCCGCGGCGGCCTGCGGTCCGAGCGCCGCGAGCAGGTGCTGGTCTGACGGGCGGGGCGCCGCTGCCACGTCGTCCACAGCGGCCGGTAGCCGTGGGAGTGCCGGAACGGCGCGGACAGCGGGTTGGGCAGGGCGTGGTGCGGCAGCGTCACGCCGACGCCCGCCCCGTCCAGCAACCGGTGCGCGTGGTCGGCGAGCGCCGCGCCGACGCCACGTCGCGCTCCGCCGGCCACGCGCACGGCTCGGACTCGCAAGCAGCGACTCGACGTGCTCGCCCAGCCGCCGGCCGCCGGCCGGGTGGTCACCACGCCGAACCGGCCGTCGAACCGCACCGTCTCCAGGTCCAGCGCGACCGCCGCGCCCAGGTGCTCGCGCGCCAACGGCACGACCCGCACCGCCGAGCGGCCGTCGAGGCCGCGGCCGGGCAGCCGGGCGGCGGTCACGAGCAGGGGTGCGAACCCGTGCCGCGCGAGCACTTCGGCCGCCTCCGCGGCGCGGCTGGGCACGGTCACCGACGCGGCCGTGTCGTGGTCGCCCGCGCCGCTCAACGGCCACCGGCGCGGCAGGTCGTCCAGGTCCGCGCCGGGGTGCCGGCGCAACGAGTGCGTGCGCAGCGCTCCCCAGGAGGCGTTCAGGTCGTCCGCGGACACCTCGGTGAACGAGTACGGGTCGTCGGCGGGCGCGAGGTCGGGCAGCAGCGGGTCCACACCTGCCGGCCAACCCCTCCGGGACGTACATTGCCGGCGTGGACCTCTACGTGGTCGACGCGTTCACCGACCGCGCGTTCGCGGGCAACCCGGCGGGCGTGGTGCTGCTGGACGGCCCGGCGGACGAGCGGTGGATGCAAGCCGTCGCGGCCGAGATGAAGCACGCCGAGACGGCGTTCGTGCGCGTCGACCGCGAGGACCCGCTGCCGCTGCGCTGGTTCACGCCCGTCACCGAGGTCGACCTGTGCGGTCACGCCACCCTGGCCGCCGCGCACGTGCTCGGCGGCAGCCGCGGCTTCGACACCCGCAGCGGCGTGCTCACCTGCACGGCCGAGGACGGCTGGGTGGAGATGGACTTCCCGGCCGACCCGGCGGAGCCGATCGAGATGACCACGCCGCTGCGCGCGGGCCTGCCGGGCGTCACGGTGAGGGCCGTCGCGCGGGCCGTGTCCGACGTCCTGGTCGAAGCCGCGTCCGCCGACGAGGTCCGCGGGCTCCGACCGGACTTCGCCGCGATCGCCGAGGTGCCCGGCCGCGGTGTGATCGTCACCGCACCGGGCGACCGGCCCGGCCTCGACGTCGTGAGCCGGTGCTTCTACCCCTCCTACGGAGTCCCGGAGGATCCCGTAACCGGTTCCGCGCACTGCACGCTCGCCTCGTGGTGGGCGCCGCGGCTCGGCCGCGCGAACCTGCTGGCCGAGCAGGCGTCGGCCCGCGGAGGGCTGGTCCGGACCACTCTGGACCAAGATCGGGTACGCCTCGCCGGACAGGCCGTCACGGTGATCCGGGGCCGACTGATCGTGTGATCCGGTCCGTGACTTCTCGTGGCGTTCCGCTACACGACCTGCCATTTCGTCCCCCGACCGGGGTACATTGGCAGCCTTGGAGGGGTCCTGGTCGGTGTTCGGGGCCCCTCAGTCACGCCCGGAGCCCGTAGGCCGCGACCCGGCCTGCCGCGACGACGGCCGACGAGGAGGCTGGATGTCCGACCACGCGTCGGCCACGGCGCCCAGCGCGCCGACCCGGTCCACGAACCGCGCGTTCAGCGTGTTCGCGGTCCTGCTCCTCGTCGCGGGCGCGCTGTCCGCGTTCCTGGTCGGCAGCTGGCTGCCCGACTCGGACCCCGACGTCGACCTGTGGTGGACCGGCCCGCTGCTGGTGATCGGGTTCCTGCTCGCCGAGCAGCTGGCCATCAACGTCGACGTGCGCAGCGGAGTGGCCTGGACCATCTCGTTCACCGAGATCCCGCTCGTGCTCGGCCTGCTCGTCGCGCCGTTCGAGATCGTGCTCGCCGCGCACGTGGTCGCGGGCGTGGGCACGCTGCTCGGCCGCCGCGTGCTCGACCGCGCCGTCTACAACGCGGGCCTCATGTTCATGGAGATCTCGGTGGCCTTCGCGGTCGCCGAGCTGGTGAAGCGGTTCCTCGGCGCGGACGGCCCGTTCTGGGCGGGCGCGTTCATCGGCACGATCGCGGTGCCGCTGCTGGCCAGCGTGCTCGGCCTGACCGCGTTGCGGATCATGGGCAAGGGCATGAGGGTCGCGCCGAGCCTGCGCCTGGTGCTCCAGACGCTCGTGGTGGCCCTGCTGAACACCTCCGCCGGCCTGGCCGGCTACGAGATCGCCGACAAGGCGCCGTGGGGCGGCCTGCTGATCGGCCTGGTCTTCCTCGGCATCACGGCGATCTACCTGGCCTACTCCGGCCTGCTGCGCGAGCAGCGCGACCTGGAGGCGCTCAGCGAGGTCTCGTTGCGGGTGGCCCGCTCGGGCCGCCACGTCACCGGACCGCGCGGCGCGAACCAGGAAGAGGACGACGGCTGCGGCGAGGACGACGACTGGCAGCTCATCGCCGAACGCATCCGCGAGCAGCTCAACGCCAACCGGGTCGTGCTGCGGCTGCGCACCGACCCGCAGGCCCCGATGCGCACGCTGGTCGCGGGCGAGCCGCTGCCGCCGGGCATGCGCCGCGACGACCCGCGCGTGCTGCGCGAGGACGCGATGCTCCAGCTGCCCGGCGCCCAGGTGCGGTACTTCCGCATCGTCGACGCGGGCGAAGAGGTCTCCGAGTCCTTGGTGCGCCGGGACGCGCAGGAAGCGCTGGTCGTGCCGCTGCGCGGGGCGACCCAGCTGCTCGGCGCGGTCGAGGTGCACGACCGGCTCAGCCGGTGGCGCGGTTTCGGCAAGGCCGACATCCAGCTCCTGCGCACCCTGGCCAGCCACCTGTCCACCGCCGTGGACAACCGCCGGCTGCTGGCCCGGTTGCGCCACGACGCCTACCACGACCCGTTGACCGGCCTGCTCAACCGGCCCGGTTTCCGCGAGGCCGCCAACGAGCCCATGCGCGAGGCGGACGCGGCCGTGGTGGTCCGCATCGACCTCGACGTGCTGTCCACCGTCTCCGACGCGCTCGGCCAGGCGTGGGGCAACCGGATGGTCGTCGCCGCGGGCCGCCGGCTGCGCGACGAGCTGGGCCCCGAGGTGCCGCTGGCCAGGCTGGAGGGCGGCGCGTTCGCCGCGCTGCTGCTGGACCGGCAGGCCGAGCAGATCCAGGAGATCGCCGAACGGCTGCGCGCCGCGCTGTCGGTGCCCTACCCGGTGGACCGGCTCACCGTCGAGGCGGGCGCGGTCGTCGGCTGGGCCACCACGGCGGACTGCGAGGTCGACGAGCCGGACCCCGACGCGCTGCTGCAACGCGCCGACGTGGCCGTCCGGGCGACCAGCGACAACGAGCCGCTGCGCCAGTACGCGCCGAGCATGGGCCAGATCTTCCTGCGCCGCTTCCAGCTGGTCACGCAGTTCCGGTCCGCGCTGGAGACCGGCCAGATCTCCGTGCACTACCAGCCGAAGGTCGCGCTGCCGAGCAGGCAGGTGATCGGCGCGGAGGCGCTGGTGCGGTGGAAGCACCCCGAGTTCGGCCGCGTCGACCCGGACGAGTTCGTGCCGGCCGTCGAGGCGACCGGTCTGATCGACGTGCTGACGGACTTCGTCATGGACACGGCGCTGGCGCGGGTGCGGCTCTGGATCGACCGCGGGCTGCGGATGTCCATCGCGGTGAACCTGTCCGTGCGCACGTTGGCCGACGAGGAGTTCCCGGACCGCGTGGCGGCGGCGTTGAAGCGCCACGAGGTGCCGCCGGAGCTGCTGACGTTCGAGCTGACCGAGTCCGGCGTGATGGCCGACCCGGAGCGGGCCCTGCCCGTGCTGCGGCGGCTGCACCAGATGGGCGTCGTGCTGGCCGTGGACGACTTCGGCACCGGCTACTCGTCGCTGGCCTACCTGAGGCAGCTGCCGGTGGACGAGGTGAAGATCGACAAGAGCTTCGTCCTGGGCATGGGCACCGACCTGGGCGACATGGCGGTGGTCCGGTCGATCGTGGAGCTCGGCCACTCGCTGGGCCTCACGGTGGTCGCCGAGGGCGTCGAGGACGACGCCGCGCGCGACCAGCTCGTCGGCATGGGCTGCGACGTGGCGCAGGGCTACCTGATCTCCCGGCCGCTGTCCGAGGACCGCTTCGAGGCCTGGTTGCGGGCCCGGACGGTCCAGGTCAGGGGAGCGCGGGATGAGACGGTGCTCACCTTGGTCCACTAGTGAGGCCCCCCGATTTCCTTTCTGCGGCACGCCTGTTGTAGAGTTCTCATGGCTCCGCAAGAGCAAGCCCCTTTAGCTCAGTCGGCAGAGCGTCTCCATGGTAAGGAGAAGGTCTACGGTTCGATTCCGTAAAGGGGCTCCACAACTGGCCGCGGTGCACGAGCATCGCGGCCGTGTTGTGTAAAGCGGTGTAGCTCAGTTGGTAGAGCAAGCGGCTCATAATCGCTGTGTCGCCGGTTCAAGTCCGGCCACCGCTACTCAGCTAGATCCCCGCCAGGCGGTAAGCCCGCACTGGTCGCCCGCTCGGGTCGGGGCACACGAGCTCTGGGAAGGCAAGGACCGTGGCTGCAACCGACGTACGCCCCAAGATCACCCTCGCGTGCGAGGAGTGCAAGCACCGGAACTACATCACCAGGAAGAACCGGCGCAACGACCCGGACCGCCTGGAGATCAAGAAGTTCTGCCCGAACTGCAAGACCCACCGCGCTCACAAGGAAACCCGCTGAGCCGGTAGCCAGACCGCACGACGAGGCCCGTCCCGGGAACCGGGGCGGGCCTCGTCGCGTATAACCTGCTGCGCGTGCCTCTCGACCAGTCGTTCGTCGGACGTTCCTACCCGCCGTCGCCGCCCTACGAGGTCGGCCGCGAGAAGATCCGCGAGTTCGCCGAGGCGGTGGGCGAGACCAGCCCGCTGCACCGCGACCCCGAAGCCGCCCGCGCGGCCGGGTACCGCGACGTCATCGCGCCGCCCACGTTCGCGATCATCGTGTCGCTGAAGGCGAACGACGTGCTGGTCGAGGACCCCGACCTCGGCCTGGACTACAGCCGCGTGGTGCACGGCGACCAGACGTTCGTCCACCACCGCCCGATCGTCGCGGGCGACCGCCTCACCTCCGTGCTGCACGTGGACAACATCACGTCGCGGATGGGCAACGACATGCTGGCGGTCCGCGCCGAGGTGCGCACCGAGGACGGCGAGCCGGTCACGACCGGTCGCTGCACGCTCGTGGTGCGGGGGGAGGACGCGTGATCCGCGCGTCGGAGGTCTCCGTCGGCGACGAGCTGCCGCCGCTGTCGGTCCGCATCACCCGCGCCCACCTCGTCCGGTACGCGGGCGCGTCCGGCGACTTCAACCCGATCCACTGGAACGAGCGGTTCGCCCGCGAGGTCGGCCTGCCGGGCGTGATCGCGCACGGGATGCTCACCATGGGCCTGGCCGCCCGGATCGTCACCGAGTGGGTGGGCGACCCCGGCGCCGTCGTCCAGTACGGCGTGCGCTTCGGCAGGCCCGTGCCGGTGCCTGACGACGAGCAGGGCGCGCTGGTGGACGTCACCGCGAAGGTGACCAAGGTCCTGGACGACGGGACGGTCAAGGTCAACGTGACGGCCGTGGTCGAGGGCAAGTCCGTGCTCGGTGGCGCGTCGGCCGTCGTCCGGCTCGCCTAGAACCCGCACAGCGCGCTGGTGTGCGCGCCGGTGGCGGTCGCCGAGCGCCGTTCGACGCCCGCCACCCGCACCTCGCACGCCACGTCACCGCCGTCGGGCCCGATCGTGACGGTCAGCTCGCCGTGATCGGGCTCGGCGGTGAACAGCTCCAGCCGCCAGGGCAGCGCGCTCAGCTCCGCCTGGCGCGTCTCGCCGTCCCGGAAGGTCGAGTAGGTGACGGTGGCCCGGCCCGCCGTGCCGCTGACCTGGTAGACGACCCGGACCGGCGGCTCCGGCGCCGCGGTCCACCGGACGAGCGCGATCGAGCCCACCACGAGCGCCACCGCCGAGGTGATCACGAGCCACCTGCGGCCCGGGCGCCCGGGTGGGTCGGGCAGGGCGGGTTCCGCCATCGTTGCGCTCCTCGGGTGAAGATCGATTAGACTGAATGGACCATCGGTCTCGTTCTACCGACGGTTACACCGGTCACCCGAAGGAGTTAAGTCAGAAGTTCGAGCAACTCGCGACCGCGTTCGGTCCGGAGGCGGTCGCGGTCTTCCTCGCCACGCCGTCCACCGTCACCGCGCACGTCACCGTGCCGCCGCCCGCGCTGGTCGTGACGTCGAGCGTGCCGCCGTGGGACAGCCCCTTGACGGTGAACTCCTTGGTCCACGGCAGCGTGGCGACCTCCTCGGCGGTGGCGGTCGAGCCGGTGGCGCCGAAGGTCGAGTAGCTGACGGTCGCCCCCGAGGCGTCGCCGGTCACCTCGTAGAGGAGCACGGCTCCCTTGTCGGCCCTCGTCTGGAGGTCGTCGAGCGCGTTCTCGGCGTCGGACGTGGCCCGGCCGAACAGCGCTACCCACGCCACGGAGACGACGAGCCCGAGCGCGGAGAGCACCACGGCGGCGGTGGCGAGGCCCTTGTTGTCGGCCTGCCCGCGGGCGACCCGGAGCAGGCCGAGCAGCCCGAGGGCCAGCCCCGCGAGGACCAGCGACCAGGCGACGACGCCGAGGAGGGGGACGAAGCTCGTCACGAGGCCCAGGAGCCCGAGCACGAACCCCGCGGTGCCGGGGCCGTTGCGCTGTGGGTCGGACATGACCCCTCCGCTTCCGTCAGAGTGGTACACATCACAGCTACCCGGCGTGACGCGAATAAGTCTCAATACGACGAAAGGCACCCCCATCGGAGGTGCCTTTCGTGACGGAGCGTCGAAACTGTGTGCTACTCGACCTCGGCCAGCAGCTCGGCCATCCGCGTCACACCGGTCTTCAGGTCGTCGTCGCCCAACGCGTACGACAACCGCAGGTAGCCGGGGGTGCCGAAGGCCTCACCGGGCACCACGGCCACCTCGGCGTGCTCCAGGATCAGCGCCGCTAGCCGCACGGTGTCGGTGATCTCGGCACCGCGCAGCGTCTTGCCGATCAGCGCCTTGACCGACGGGTACACGTAGAACGCGCCCTTCGGGGTCGGGCACTCGACGCCGGGGATCGCGGACAGCAGGTCGACGATGGCGCGCCGGCGGCGGTCGAACGCCTCGCGCATCTCGTGCGCCGCGTCCAGCGGCCCGGACACGGCCTCCAGCGCGGCCCGCTGCGACACGTTCGCCACGTTCGACGTCAGGTGGGACTGGAGGTTCGCGGCGGCCTTCACCACGTCCGCCGGGCCGATCAGCCAGCCGACCCGCCAGCCGGTCATCGCGTAGGTCTTGGCCACGCCGTTGAGCACGATCGTGCGGTCCGCCATCGCGGGCACGGCCACCGGCAGCGACACCGACTCGGCGCCGTCGTACACCAGGTGCTCGTAGATCTCGTCGGTGATCACCCAGAGCCCGTGCTCCAGGGCCCACTCGCCGATCGCGGTGATCTGCTCGCGGGAGTAGACCGAGCCGGTCGGGTTGGACGGCGAGCACAGCAGCAGCACCTT
It contains:
- a CDS encoding MaoC family dehydratase, producing the protein MIRASEVSVGDELPPLSVRITRAHLVRYAGASGDFNPIHWNERFAREVGLPGVIAHGMLTMGLAARIVTEWVGDPGAVVQYGVRFGRPVPVPDDEQGALVDVTAKVTKVLDDGTVKVNVTAVVEGKSVLGGASAVVRLA
- a CDS encoding PhzF family phenazine biosynthesis protein; this encodes MDLYVVDAFTDRAFAGNPAGVVLLDGPADERWMQAVAAEMKHAETAFVRVDREDPLPLRWFTPVTEVDLCGHATLAAAHVLGGSRGFDTRSGVLTCTAEDGWVEMDFPADPAEPIEMTTPLRAGLPGVTVRAVARAVSDVLVEAASADEVRGLRPDFAAIAEVPGRGVIVTAPGDRPGLDVVSRCFYPSYGVPEDPVTGSAHCTLASWWAPRLGRANLLAEQASARGGLVRTTLDQDRVRLAGQAVTVIRGRLIV
- a CDS encoding MmpS family transport accessory protein, which produces MAEPALPDPPGRPGRRWLVITSAVALVVGSIALVRWTAAPEPPVRVVYQVSGTAGRATVTYSTFRDGETRQAELSALPWRLELFTAEPDHGELTVTIGPDGGDVACEVRVAGVERRSATATGAHTSALCGF
- a CDS encoding MmpS family transport accessory protein; its protein translation is MSDPQRNGPGTAGFVLGLLGLVTSFVPLLGVVAWSLVLAGLALGLLGLLRVARGQADNKGLATAAVVLSALGLVVSVAWVALFGRATSDAENALDDLQTRADKGAVLLYEVTGDASGATVSYSTFGATGSTATAEEVATLPWTKEFTVKGLSHGGTLDVTTSAGGGTVTCAVTVDGVARKTATASGPNAVASCSNF
- a CDS encoding pentapeptide repeat-containing protein — encoded protein: MPLPTPSTSRTPLEPMPRRVIATVAALVATATIGLVVALWWAGTAGLSGAELVNARFNALRTGLSIGVGGGGIFALYLAWRRQHATEIGLVQKERDQADVARAYELQRETAEHTRLHAERVAATTERDAEARRITDLYAKSVEQLGSDKAPVRHGGLYALERLAQDHPDNPALRQTVVNVLCAYLRAPFDLPDDPPDANADQAARDEHRGRVQECEVRLTAQRILTTHVNPGSDADRPATTFWVDTDFDLTAAVLIDWDMSNCLLRNATFRGTTFAGDAAFREATFTGVAAFREATFTGNIWLLKATFAGDALFSGAKFAGEAWLHETTFTGEIWFNKATFAGDALFSGAKFAGDALFSEAMFTGNASFREAKFTSDAWFREATFNGDALFNEATFTKVALFDLATFTGDALFREATFNEASLFSEATFNGFVSYSEATFTRDISFHQAKFRHSSPAEYFHPTSWPIGWRLSPDHTAIEGREGTWHRILAVGAGPALSDSPASESARD
- a CDS encoding MaoC family dehydratase N-terminal domain-containing protein, giving the protein MPLDQSFVGRSYPPSPPYEVGREKIREFAEAVGETSPLHRDPEAARAAGYRDVIAPPTFAIIVSLKANDVLVEDPDLGLDYSRVVHGDQTFVHHRPIVAGDRLTSVLHVDNITSRMGNDMLAVRAEVRTEDGEPVTTGRCTLVVRGEDA
- the rpmG gene encoding 50S ribosomal protein L33, which produces MAATDVRPKITLACEECKHRNYITRKNRRNDPDRLEIKKFCPNCKTHRAHKETR
- a CDS encoding pyridoxal phosphate-dependent aminotransferase, producing the protein MGTPETTTGTSTSEHPRISKRIGGIAESATLAVDAKAKALKAAGRPVIGFGAGEPDFPTPDAIVAAAQAACADPKNHRYTPAAGLPELREAVAAKTKRDSGYDVTAAQVLITNGGKQAVYQAFATVVDPGDEILLPAPYWTTYPEAITLAGGVPVQVTADESTDYLVTVEQLEAARTPKTKVLLLCSPSNPTGSVYSREQITAIGEWALEHGLWVITDEIYEHLVYDGAESVSLPVAVPAMADRTIVLNGVAKTYAMTGWRVGWLIGPADVVKAAANLQSHLTSNVANVSQRAALEAVSGPLDAAHEMREAFDRRRRAIVDLLSAIPGVECPTPKGAFYVYPSVKALIGKTLRGAEITDTVRLAALILEHAEVAVVPGEAFGTPGYLRLSYALGDDDLKTGVTRMAELLAEVE
- a CDS encoding bifunctional diguanylate cyclase/phosphodiesterase, translating into MSDHASATAPSAPTRSTNRAFSVFAVLLLVAGALSAFLVGSWLPDSDPDVDLWWTGPLLVIGFLLAEQLAINVDVRSGVAWTISFTEIPLVLGLLVAPFEIVLAAHVVAGVGTLLGRRVLDRAVYNAGLMFMEISVAFAVAELVKRFLGADGPFWAGAFIGTIAVPLLASVLGLTALRIMGKGMRVAPSLRLVLQTLVVALLNTSAGLAGYEIADKAPWGGLLIGLVFLGITAIYLAYSGLLREQRDLEALSEVSLRVARSGRHVTGPRGANQEEDDGCGEDDDWQLIAERIREQLNANRVVLRLRTDPQAPMRTLVAGEPLPPGMRRDDPRVLREDAMLQLPGAQVRYFRIVDAGEEVSESLVRRDAQEALVVPLRGATQLLGAVEVHDRLSRWRGFGKADIQLLRTLASHLSTAVDNRRLLARLRHDAYHDPLTGLLNRPGFREAANEPMREADAAVVVRIDLDVLSTVSDALGQAWGNRMVVAAGRRLRDELGPEVPLARLEGGAFAALLLDRQAEQIQEIAERLRAALSVPYPVDRLTVEAGAVVGWATTADCEVDEPDPDALLQRADVAVRATSDNEPLRQYAPSMGQIFLRRFQLVTQFRSALETGQISVHYQPKVALPSRQVIGAEALVRWKHPEFGRVDPDEFVPAVEATGLIDVLTDFVMDTALARVRLWIDRGLRMSIAVNLSVRTLADEEFPDRVAAALKRHEVPPELLTFELTESGVMADPERALPVLRRLHQMGVVLAVDDFGTGYSSLAYLRQLPVDEVKIDKSFVLGMGTDLGDMAVVRSIVELGHSLGLTVVAEGVEDDAARDQLVGMGCDVAQGYLISRPLSEDRFEAWLRARTVQVRGARDETVLTLVH